One segment of Pseudoalteromonas rubra DNA contains the following:
- a CDS encoding EAL domain-containing protein — translation MEGLYVRLNLPDNARILIVDDDPSSILIIKKAVGDLGEVFSTSEASYALVLIKEIQPHVILLDIDMGEYNGVDICRTLKSDPQTAHYTVVFITASRDPDTEFQSLTEGGADYISKPIDLKTCRMRVYNQLAIVAYQDALECTTESLLREKELFQVTLNSIGDAVIATDKAGYVSYMNPVAERLTGIAASYALGSPIEAVMDLRDATTQSESINPARRALTEKRNVAMALNCQLHSKDGQIYRVEDTASPIRGEDGSVLGAVMVFHDVSESVAMAVQMNFLTNNDQLTGLPNRVLLHDRLQHAIASARTSNMHIAVLLIDIDHFKYINDALGHHLGDELIKKVAKRLESVIDPNASLARVGGDEFVLLLEEVRSASYVSVVANNLIASFKEPFLLEQKEYQISVSIGVSMSLLDTHEEEVLMRHADVAMYRAKNQGRNTVCFFSQELEAELMKRHELELLLRETLDADALTVFFQPQIAIDSGRVCGFEALVRLKEKSGALVAPQEFISLAEELGLIDELGEQVLQKSCAFGRRLQDQGVTLKVSVNVSSQQLKHALFVDQVARCLEKHKLPSRQLELEVTESALVESFEQVQCKLAELADMGVTIAIDDFGTGYSSLSYLKVFPLDVLKIDKSFIQDMGSGEHHFGIVQTIVLLARSLGLKLVAEGVETDTQVSELKSLKCDVAQGYFYARPMDSQSAFKYALAHALGKDQV, via the coding sequence GTGGAAGGTTTATACGTGAGACTGAACTTGCCCGACAATGCGAGAATACTGATCGTCGATGATGACCCCAGTAGCATACTGATCATCAAAAAAGCCGTTGGTGATTTAGGTGAGGTGTTTTCAACCTCTGAAGCCAGCTATGCTTTGGTGCTTATCAAAGAGATACAGCCCCATGTGATTTTGCTTGATATCGACATGGGTGAATATAATGGCGTGGATATTTGCCGCACACTGAAAAGTGACCCTCAAACAGCCCACTACACAGTTGTTTTTATTACTGCAAGTCGCGACCCCGATACAGAATTCCAATCTCTGACTGAAGGCGGTGCTGACTATATTTCGAAACCGATTGACCTGAAAACCTGTCGGATGCGGGTTTATAACCAGCTGGCGATCGTGGCTTATCAGGATGCACTGGAATGTACCACAGAGTCATTATTGCGAGAGAAAGAGCTCTTTCAGGTGACGCTCAACTCGATAGGTGATGCCGTTATCGCCACAGATAAAGCAGGCTACGTAAGTTATATGAACCCGGTGGCGGAACGCTTGACTGGTATTGCGGCCAGTTATGCTTTGGGCTCACCGATAGAAGCGGTGATGGACTTACGTGATGCAACCACACAGAGCGAGTCAATCAACCCTGCCAGAAGAGCGTTAACCGAAAAGCGCAATGTGGCAATGGCCTTGAACTGCCAACTACACAGTAAAGATGGCCAGATTTATCGGGTTGAAGATACTGCTTCACCCATTCGTGGTGAAGATGGCTCGGTATTGGGGGCAGTGATGGTGTTTCATGATGTGAGCGAGTCGGTTGCCATGGCGGTACAAATGAACTTCTTAACCAACAATGACCAGTTGACTGGCCTGCCAAATCGGGTACTCCTCCACGACAGGTTACAACATGCAATAGCCAGTGCCCGGACATCGAATATGCACATAGCTGTCTTATTGATAGATATAGATCACTTTAAGTATATCAATGATGCGTTGGGTCACCATCTGGGCGATGAATTGATTAAGAAGGTAGCGAAGCGACTGGAGTCGGTGATTGACCCCAATGCGTCACTGGCACGGGTGGGCGGTGATGAGTTCGTTTTACTCCTGGAAGAGGTTCGTTCTGCGAGTTATGTGTCGGTTGTTGCAAACAACCTGATTGCCAGTTTTAAAGAGCCATTTCTGCTTGAACAAAAGGAGTATCAGATTTCAGTCAGCATAGGGGTGAGTATGTCATTGTTGGATACCCACGAAGAAGAAGTGCTGATGCGCCATGCTGATGTTGCCATGTATCGGGCTAAAAACCAGGGCCGAAATACGGTGTGCTTTTTTTCTCAGGAGCTTGAAGCCGAGTTAATGAAACGCCATGAGCTGGAGTTGTTGTTGCGTGAAACGCTGGATGCAGATGCGTTAACGGTGTTTTTTCAGCCTCAGATTGCCATTGACTCCGGTCGCGTGTGTGGTTTTGAAGCCCTTGTGCGGCTCAAAGAAAAATCAGGCGCACTGGTTGCACCCCAGGAGTTTATTTCGCTGGCCGAAGAGTTGGGTCTAATCGACGAATTGGGTGAACAGGTTTTGCAAAAAAGTTGTGCATTCGGGCGTCGTTTGCAGGACCAGGGGGTGACGCTTAAAGTCAGTGTTAATGTGTCATCTCAACAATTGAAGCATGCTCTGTTTGTCGATCAGGTTGCAAGATGCCTGGAGAAGCACAAGTTACCGAGCCGGCAGTTAGAGCTGGAAGTGACAGAAAGTGCGCTGGTTGAGAGTTTTGAACAAGTGCAATGCAAACTTGCTGAGCTGGCTGACATGGGGGTTACGATTGCCATTGATGATTTTGGAACGGGTTATTCCAGCTTATCCTATTTAAAAGTTTTCCCCCTGGATGTACTTAAAATTGATAAGTCATTCATACAAGACATGGGATCAGGGGAGCACCACTTTGGCATTGTACAGACCATCGTATTATTAGCGCGCTCCCTTGGCCTTAAGCTGGTGGCCGAGGGCGTGGAGACAGACACCCAGGTCAGTGAGCTCAAATCCCTGAAATGTGACGTGGCACAGGGCTATTTTTATGCCAGGCCCATGGATAGCCAGAGCGCATTTAAGTATGCACTGGCGCATGCTCTCGGCAAAGATCAAGTTTAG
- a CDS encoding ATP-binding protein yields the protein MIGILSVKKNKQTRWFAGAFSVCLLLMIVLALIFFERKLQGEVQFEVENQLRQSAAHIAEQFERRYRADLSYLHFLKDTPPFPGIARALKNNGVDPQDNQPIELWKSRIATIFRSLIFNNAELLQLRIIMPDGREFVRVDRRRGKVEQIPEAKLQDKSHKDYVQETLDLSEEMHFASRISLNFENNKVQRPFTPVLRIAMPLFDSDNDLFGLLVLNSSAKQLIELLDSDTGEYYLTDHQGHYIYGPDTVFHYTRDLARPRMFDDDFKLHSTAKGRVDGVYKHGTDTLQVAIQQELNSGYQGPGHEMFITAIALPQQSSALLNERRLSSYMLLAVVTLVLLLFMGGIVVFYRNRERYQEDKAVYESIIDGADEPIISFDTQLNVQTYNSASLLIFPSLAASERQHNITDLIELPMDRLQGAVCYFKSEGAPKDTDWYERYTVQDEVRHVNFKVSPVRGPDNQLVGVTLFGRDTTKEKLSEQQVKSANESLERQVKERTGELEAEKAKAVKASAVKSAFISTISHEMRTPLNGILGTLNLIRREPLTKNQLSYLEMTETSSSTLASLINDILDLSKIEAGKLELEQEPLNPISVVEHVVTSISLKAYEKQLTLVVDVADIDFIELVGDAGRIKQVIFNLVSNAIKFTSKGCVCVRAETTEDAGKIYLTVAVEDTGVGIDKNNHHKIFSAFTQEDSGISAEFGGTGLGLSICKNLCELMGGQIGFESQKNIGSKFSFTLPFALDTAKAKPHNNLLDGYRFELHVADGRERSFLSHVITKYGGTLVERNGEYLVVDHNHPHIENLTDTKAYSRTIVLYSEFTQQNIALGCLAKLVKPIRLGHFLSVFDQNAIEKMLKNQHQVHVPNIQHHAHNDFSGVTVMIVDDNQINREVARGILHGIDADVVTYQSGHEALSALLNFEKNNLPVFAVLMDCNMPTMDGYQATRLIREGKGGESFRHIPVIAMTANAMSGERERCLAAGMDDYVTKPIQPKLLFDVLSKFMSYQKPDERQMQSLPNSHTSEETEGQSASNQGELVSDLVGQVLDVSGTIERLQGDIELYQQICRLFYDAASEKLLALKEHCDELAHAQVKQVSHALRGQSGDIGAQRLTQLLARLEEKADQQDGTDYGALVECISVQFEALEQALRNEVFETSAVPKRSNES from the coding sequence ATGATAGGGATTCTGTCTGTTAAGAAAAATAAGCAAACGCGCTGGTTTGCGGGCGCATTCAGTGTATGTTTGTTGTTGATGATAGTGTTGGCTTTAATTTTCTTCGAGCGCAAGCTGCAAGGAGAAGTGCAGTTTGAAGTAGAAAACCAACTCAGGCAGAGTGCTGCTCATATCGCTGAGCAATTCGAGCGGCGTTACCGGGCAGATTTAAGCTATTTGCACTTTCTAAAAGATACGCCACCTTTTCCGGGCATTGCCCGCGCACTGAAAAATAATGGGGTTGATCCACAGGATAATCAGCCTATTGAGCTGTGGAAGTCTCGCATTGCCACTATTTTTAGGTCTTTGATTTTTAACAATGCGGAGCTATTACAGCTGCGTATTATCATGCCGGACGGTCGGGAATTTGTCCGGGTTGATCGGCGTCGGGGTAAAGTTGAGCAGATCCCCGAAGCTAAGCTGCAGGACAAATCGCATAAAGATTATGTTCAGGAAACCCTGGACTTGTCTGAAGAGATGCACTTTGCATCACGTATTTCCCTGAATTTTGAAAACAACAAAGTACAGCGACCATTTACTCCTGTCCTGCGTATTGCTATGCCTCTGTTTGATTCGGATAATGACCTGTTTGGTCTGTTGGTGCTCAACTCCAGTGCGAAACAGTTAATCGAATTACTGGACAGTGACACGGGTGAGTATTACCTGACTGACCATCAGGGGCATTATATCTACGGCCCTGACACGGTGTTTCATTATACCCGGGACCTGGCCAGACCACGGATGTTTGACGATGACTTCAAACTACATAGTACTGCCAAGGGTCGCGTTGATGGGGTGTATAAGCACGGCACAGATACCCTTCAGGTCGCCATACAGCAGGAGTTAAATAGTGGCTACCAGGGCCCGGGGCATGAGATGTTTATCACCGCAATTGCGCTTCCGCAACAGTCCTCGGCATTATTAAATGAACGACGCTTGTCGAGTTATATGTTGTTAGCCGTCGTGACCTTAGTGCTACTGCTGTTCATGGGCGGCATTGTTGTTTTCTATCGTAATCGTGAACGCTACCAGGAAGATAAAGCCGTCTATGAATCGATCATTGATGGTGCGGATGAGCCCATTATCAGCTTTGACACACAGCTTAACGTACAGACATATAACAGTGCGTCTTTGTTGATATTTCCCAGTCTTGCGGCCAGTGAGCGACAGCATAATATTACCGATCTGATTGAGCTGCCTATGGACCGTTTGCAGGGCGCTGTGTGTTATTTTAAGAGTGAGGGGGCACCTAAGGATACCGACTGGTACGAGCGCTACACCGTACAGGATGAAGTTCGGCATGTGAATTTCAAAGTTTCGCCGGTGCGAGGTCCTGATAACCAGCTGGTTGGGGTTACTTTGTTCGGTCGTGACACAACAAAAGAAAAGCTCAGTGAACAGCAGGTAAAAAGTGCGAATGAAAGCTTGGAGCGGCAGGTTAAAGAGCGCACCGGGGAGTTGGAGGCCGAAAAAGCCAAAGCGGTCAAAGCGTCTGCGGTTAAAAGCGCCTTTATCTCTACCATCAGCCATGAAATGCGCACCCCGCTCAATGGTATTCTGGGTACACTCAACCTGATCCGCCGAGAGCCGCTGACCAAGAATCAATTATCGTATCTGGAAATGACAGAAACCAGTTCTTCAACGCTGGCTTCTCTTATCAACGACATTCTAGATTTGTCTAAAATCGAAGCGGGCAAACTAGAGCTTGAGCAAGAGCCGCTTAACCCTATTTCAGTGGTGGAGCATGTTGTGACATCCATTTCTTTAAAAGCCTATGAAAAGCAGCTCACTTTAGTGGTCGATGTTGCAGATATTGATTTTATTGAACTGGTGGGAGATGCTGGTCGGATCAAACAGGTCATTTTTAACCTGGTGAGCAACGCCATTAAATTTACCAGCAAAGGCTGTGTTTGCGTGCGGGCAGAGACGACAGAAGATGCAGGCAAGATATATTTGACGGTGGCCGTAGAAGATACCGGGGTGGGGATTGATAAAAATAACCACCATAAGATTTTCTCTGCTTTTACCCAAGAAGACAGCGGTATCAGCGCTGAGTTTGGTGGCACAGGACTTGGCTTGTCAATTTGTAAAAACCTCTGTGAATTGATGGGGGGACAAATTGGCTTTGAGTCGCAAAAGAACATTGGTAGCAAATTTTCATTTACCTTACCGTTTGCTTTGGATACGGCAAAGGCTAAACCTCACAACAACCTGTTGGACGGATATCGGTTTGAGCTGCATGTGGCTGATGGGCGGGAGCGTAGTTTCCTTTCACATGTCATTACTAAGTATGGCGGTACTTTGGTGGAACGTAACGGTGAGTATCTGGTTGTGGATCATAATCATCCGCATATTGAAAACCTGACTGATACCAAGGCATATTCTCGCACTATCGTTCTGTACAGTGAATTTACCCAACAAAATATCGCTCTTGGGTGTCTGGCGAAACTGGTTAAACCTATTCGTTTGGGTCATTTTTTGTCTGTATTTGATCAGAATGCGATAGAAAAAATGCTTAAAAATCAGCATCAGGTGCATGTCCCCAACATACAACATCATGCGCACAATGATTTCAGCGGTGTGACAGTGATGATTGTTGATGATAACCAAATTAACCGAGAAGTTGCCCGGGGGATCCTGCATGGTATCGATGCAGATGTGGTGACATACCAATCTGGCCATGAAGCCTTGAGTGCCTTGCTTAATTTTGAAAAAAACAACCTGCCGGTATTCGCCGTTTTGATGGATTGTAATATGCCAACAATGGATGGGTATCAGGCAACGCGCTTGATCAGAGAAGGGAAAGGAGGCGAGTCTTTTCGCCATATTCCGGTGATTGCAATGACAGCAAATGCGATGTCGGGGGAGCGGGAGCGCTGTCTGGCGGCAGGCATGGATGACTATGTGACCAAGCCCATACAGCCTAAGCTACTGTTTGATGTATTGTCTAAGTTTATGTCATATCAAAAACCGGATGAACGGCAAATGCAGAGTTTGCCCAACAGCCATACTTCAGAAGAGACAGAGGGCCAGAGTGCGTCAAATCAGGGGGAGTTGGTGTCTGATTTAGTGGGTCAAGTACTTGATGTAAGTGGCACCATCGAGCGATTGCAGGGTGACATTGAGTTATATCAGCAAATCTGCAGGTTGTTTTACGACGCTGCGTCAGAGAAGTTATTAGCACTGAAAGAACACTGTGATGAGCTTGCCCATGCTCAGGTCAAGCAGGTCAGCCATGCATTGCGAGGACAAAGCGGTGACATCGGTGCTCAAAGGCTAACCCAGTTACTGGCTAGGCTGGAAGAGAAGGCGGATCAGCAAGATGGTACCGATTATGGTGCTTTGGTGGAATGCATTTCTGTCCAATTTGAAGCGCTTGAACAAGCGCTCCGGAATGAGGTGTTTGAAACGTCGGCCGTACCGAAGAGAAGTAACGAGAGTTAA
- a CDS encoding CHASE domain-containing protein yields the protein MSDVTKHSDGALRENRPLWQLIWPLLLVIVLGALGGWYSHQSHLQRIDARIKGAMADDLTRLTQAMEERMALYRYGLAGMRGAIQTVGAQNFTYDLMQRYTSSRYHEREFPGVRGFGFIRFVPTESKAEFVQSTRQQRPDKQFSIKQITPHEQSLYVIQFIEPESRNKQAVGLDIGSEAMRRIAATEAARRAAVTLTAPITLVQANQKAQHGFLILMPVYTQNDIPKNPTERMAQLAGWSYSPILIDEVLDSLKGIKRNLVLNVRDVDRHNSTLFFSHGELQAELSQYRVHSVSQLYGRTWRLELSPTTNYIEALGLPSQYRAVREAVMITLALMLVVFCVQLLILRVHQSKAHQLDLSETREKALSEANAVLEQKVLARTAEIEQVGVLQRSILASATYSVIATDVQGVITVFNPAAEKLLGYKAQEMIGKCTPAVFHLELEVAQRAEQLTAELGYPVEPGFEAFVAKACLGKNDVNNWTYVKKSMQLTPVRLSVSRLQDNHGKLVGFLGVAYDLTEQLEHEQALAEAKQVAEHATRAKSEFLANMSHEIRTPMNGLYGTLQLLSEETLSGRAREYLDKATYSAKALITIINDILDFSKIEAGKLSLEVRPFNLTELISHIQADLQAVAAQKGIYLSVVEHSGHACWEGDAVRVRQILLNLISNAIKFTQKGGVDLEIEEVQGEPGVVFSVRDTGVGIGKEALGRLFQRFEQADKSTTRKFGGSGLGLSITHSLVELMGGTIEVQSMENVGSVFTVYLPLEKSAQSQAELSEDGIVLPDLTGVRVLVAEDNEINQLVVRALLNKCNADITMVWNGQEAVEQVAQQCPEFVLMDIQMPVMDGVEACKLIKQQHPALPVIALTANVLTEDRQKYQHAGFDGYIAKPIEQKVLWQVISAHAPQPNRIPGRLKSL from the coding sequence ATGAGTGATGTGACAAAACACTCAGATGGGGCTCTAAGAGAAAACAGACCTCTTTGGCAGCTTATTTGGCCTTTGTTGCTTGTCATTGTGCTGGGCGCCCTGGGTGGTTGGTATAGTCACCAATCCCATTTGCAACGTATTGATGCTCGAATAAAAGGTGCTATGGCAGATGATCTGACCCGTCTTACTCAGGCGATGGAAGAGCGAATGGCCTTGTATCGTTATGGACTGGCGGGAATGCGCGGTGCTATTCAGACAGTGGGGGCGCAGAACTTTACTTACGATCTTATGCAGCGCTACACAAGCAGTCGCTATCACGAACGAGAGTTCCCGGGAGTGCGAGGGTTTGGGTTTATTCGCTTTGTTCCCACTGAAAGCAAAGCGGAGTTTGTTCAGAGCACCCGACAGCAAAGGCCTGATAAGCAGTTTAGCATTAAACAAATAACACCACATGAACAAAGCCTGTATGTGATCCAGTTTATTGAGCCTGAATCGCGTAACAAGCAGGCAGTAGGCCTGGACATTGGCTCAGAAGCTATGCGTCGGATTGCGGCGACTGAAGCCGCCAGACGCGCTGCAGTTACATTAACTGCGCCAATCACCTTAGTACAGGCAAATCAAAAAGCGCAGCATGGCTTTTTGATACTTATGCCAGTGTATACACAAAACGATATCCCTAAAAATCCCACGGAGCGTATGGCTCAACTTGCAGGCTGGAGTTACAGCCCGATCCTCATTGATGAAGTGCTGGACTCGCTGAAAGGAATTAAGCGTAACCTGGTCCTCAATGTCAGGGATGTCGACCGTCATAATAGCACTTTGTTCTTTAGTCACGGAGAGCTGCAAGCAGAACTGAGTCAGTATCGAGTCCACAGCGTTAGTCAGCTGTATGGCAGAACCTGGCGGCTGGAACTCAGCCCCACCACGAATTACATCGAGGCACTGGGGTTACCGAGTCAATACAGAGCGGTGCGAGAAGCCGTGATGATCACACTGGCATTAATGCTGGTGGTGTTTTGCGTACAGTTGCTGATATTACGTGTGCACCAGTCTAAAGCACATCAGCTGGATTTATCTGAAACACGGGAAAAAGCCCTGTCAGAGGCCAATGCGGTGCTGGAACAAAAAGTACTTGCCCGAACAGCTGAAATAGAACAAGTGGGGGTATTACAGCGCAGTATTTTAGCCAGTGCGACCTACTCAGTGATAGCAACCGATGTTCAGGGAGTGATCACGGTTTTTAACCCTGCGGCGGAGAAGCTCTTGGGTTATAAAGCGCAAGAGATGATAGGTAAATGTACACCCGCTGTGTTTCATCTGGAACTGGAAGTGGCACAGCGCGCTGAACAGTTAACCGCCGAGCTGGGTTATCCTGTAGAGCCCGGTTTTGAAGCCTTTGTGGCGAAGGCGTGTCTTGGCAAAAATGATGTAAACAACTGGACTTATGTCAAAAAGAGTATGCAATTGACGCCGGTGCGCCTGAGTGTGTCGCGCCTTCAGGACAACCATGGTAAGTTGGTTGGCTTTTTGGGGGTTGCTTACGACCTGACTGAACAGTTGGAGCATGAACAGGCACTGGCGGAAGCGAAGCAAGTGGCCGAGCATGCAACGCGGGCCAAATCAGAATTTTTGGCCAATATGAGCCATGAGATACGCACGCCCATGAATGGCTTGTATGGCACTTTACAGCTATTGAGTGAAGAGACACTATCAGGCAGAGCCAGGGAGTATCTGGATAAAGCCACTTATTCGGCTAAGGCATTAATCACCATCATCAATGATATTCTGGACTTTTCTAAGATTGAGGCAGGAAAACTCTCATTGGAGGTTCGGCCATTCAATTTGACGGAATTAATTAGCCATATTCAGGCAGACTTGCAGGCTGTGGCCGCTCAGAAAGGGATTTATCTGAGTGTTGTTGAGCATTCTGGTCATGCCTGCTGGGAAGGGGATGCCGTCAGGGTTCGACAAATACTCCTCAACTTAATATCTAATGCGATTAAATTTACTCAAAAAGGGGGAGTGGACCTTGAAATCGAGGAGGTACAGGGCGAACCCGGTGTGGTGTTTAGTGTGCGCGATACAGGCGTGGGCATCGGTAAAGAAGCATTAGGCCGGCTGTTTCAGCGTTTTGAGCAGGCCGACAAGTCCACGACTCGCAAGTTCGGGGGAAGCGGGCTGGGGCTATCCATTACGCATTCTCTGGTTGAACTGATGGGGGGCACCATTGAGGTGCAAAGTATGGAAAACGTGGGCAGTGTTTTTACGGTGTACCTGCCACTTGAGAAAAGCGCACAGTCGCAGGCCGAGTTGTCCGAGGATGGGATCGTACTCCCAGATCTAACGGGTGTGCGGGTGTTAGTTGCAGAAGACAATGAAATTAACCAACTGGTGGTTCGTGCGTTGCTCAATAAATGTAATGCAGACATCACTATGGTATGGAACGGTCAAGAGGCTGTCGAGCAGGTAGCGCAACAGTGCCCGGAGTTTGTGTTAATGGATATCCAGATGCCTGTGATGGATGGGGTCGAGGCATGTAAACTCATAAAACAGCAACACCCGGCATTGCCAGTGATAGCCCTGACTGCTAATGTGTTAACCGAAGACAGGCAAAAGTATCAGCATGCAGGTTTTGATGGCTATATTGCAAAACCAATTGAACAAAAAGTGCTTTGGCAGGTGATTTCAGCACATGCACCGCAACCCAATAGAATACCGGGTCGGCTGAAATCCCTATAA
- a CDS encoding diguanylate cyclase, with protein sequence MFEIVRSIESCTVLVVDDAKMIRKLISAILKPVCRTVSFESAETALKVCHKIKPDLIIMDINLEGMSGLQACKKLKSQPELADIPVIFITASQEPQVQEKCWDAGAVDFIEKPLVASTLVKRISTHLKYKVQADILTNQSFVDGLTELYNRRFFDIEIVRLLKDSLRRRVPLALLLIDIDYFKKFNDSQGHLEGDRALKDVTRQVSLCTQRPVDLVCRYGGEEIAVLLPDTSVHSAQEFASKVVQSVAKLAIAHPTSPHNFVTVSVGLSCTGSAKATTPAKLIEQADVALYNAKESGRNQYQASMAVPSY encoded by the coding sequence ATGTTTGAAATTGTGCGCAGTATCGAGAGTTGTACGGTATTGGTGGTGGATGATGCAAAAATGATCCGCAAGTTGATAAGTGCGATATTAAAGCCTGTTTGTCGCACTGTGAGTTTTGAAAGTGCTGAAACTGCCTTAAAAGTATGTCATAAAATTAAGCCAGATTTGATTATCATGGATATCAATCTTGAAGGTATGTCTGGACTACAGGCCTGCAAAAAACTTAAGTCGCAACCGGAGCTGGCCGATATTCCTGTGATCTTTATTACTGCAAGCCAGGAACCCCAAGTACAGGAAAAGTGCTGGGATGCAGGCGCCGTCGATTTCATCGAAAAGCCCCTAGTTGCCAGTACGCTGGTTAAACGGATCTCCACCCATCTGAAGTACAAAGTACAGGCGGACATTCTCACCAACCAATCCTTCGTCGATGGCCTGACAGAATTATATAACCGCCGTTTTTTCGATATTGAAATTGTTCGCCTTTTAAAGGATAGCCTGCGTCGGCGAGTGCCTCTGGCATTACTGCTTATTGATATTGACTACTTTAAAAAATTTAATGACAGTCAGGGGCACCTCGAAGGGGACAGAGCGTTGAAAGACGTGACCCGGCAAGTGTCGCTGTGTACTCAGCGCCCGGTCGATCTGGTGTGTCGTTATGGCGGCGAAGAAATCGCGGTGTTGTTGCCCGATACTTCAGTACATAGCGCGCAGGAATTTGCCTCCAAGGTCGTGCAAAGTGTGGCAAAGCTCGCCATTGCTCATCCAACATCGCCCCATAATTTTGTCACTGTGAGTGTGGGTTTGTCCTGTACGGGCAGCGCAAAAGCTACTACGCCAGCCAAGCTCATTGAGCAAGCTGATGTTGCTTTGTACAATGCAAAAGAATCTGGGCGAAATCAGTATCAGGCCAGTATGGCTGTCCCCTCTTACTAA
- a CDS encoding metal-dependent hydrolase — translation MTPSAHLMMSWLCGASTLTTKRERILITVAGLTPDLDGAGLLIDWLSGTTRYYQQWHHIYGHNLLFAIGIATCAGLLARTRRGCVWLMSFIAIHLHLFTDLIGSKGPDGYQWPIQYFYPFNNTGFTWQGQWALNAWQNQLIWLLLLLVCIGYIKRKNISFFELFGDKLDSAARALCTRLLSR, via the coding sequence ATGACACCCAGTGCACACCTGATGATGAGCTGGCTATGTGGTGCCAGCACACTGACTACAAAACGTGAACGTATACTCATTACTGTCGCGGGCTTAACCCCAGATCTAGACGGTGCCGGATTGCTCATTGACTGGCTCTCAGGGACAACCCGATACTATCAACAATGGCATCATATCTATGGCCACAACCTGTTGTTTGCGATAGGTATTGCAACCTGTGCTGGATTGCTGGCACGTACCCGGCGAGGGTGCGTTTGGCTGATGTCGTTTATCGCCATCCATTTGCATTTATTCACTGACTTAATTGGTTCCAAAGGGCCGGATGGCTATCAATGGCCCATCCAGTACTTTTACCCATTCAACAACACCGGGTTTACCTGGCAAGGACAGTGGGCACTGAATGCCTGGCAAAACCAGCTAATATGGTTGCTGCTCCTACTGGTTTGCATTGGCTATATAAAACGTAAAAACATCTCTTTCTTTGAGCTCTTCGGCGATAAATTAGACAGCGCAGCACGTGCACTGTGTACCAGATTATTGTCAAGATAA